From Pseudomonas fluorescens:
ACCGAGCAGTACGCCAAGCGCTTCGCCCTGCGTTATCGCAACAACCACCCGCTGCCGCTGGACAGCTACCCGCTGAGCCGTGTGGCGGCCGGTGAAGAATTCAGTGATGTGGTGGTGGAAGTCACGCCCCTCGACGACGACCACCGCAGTTGGGTGCACCGCCTGCGCAGCCTGGTGCTGACCGATGCGCGCGGGGAGCCGGAGTTGCTGGTGCTGATCCTCAGCGATGCCACCGAATGGGCCAGTGCCGAACAACGCTTCGAGAAAACCTTCAACGCCAACCCGGCGCCCGCCGTAATCTGCCGCCTGAGCGACCTGCGCTATATCAAGGTCAATCAGGGGTTCCTGGAGATGACCGGCTACAACCGCGACCAGGTGATCGGCCGCTCGGTGTATGAACTGGATGTGCTGGAACAGGCCGAGCGCAAGGACCTGGCCATCCAACGCCTGAGCGAAGGGGCGACCATCCCGCAGATGCAAGCCGAACTGCGCCTGCCCGAAGGCGGCAGCAAGTTGGTGATCGTCGCTGGCCAGCCGTTGGACATGAATGAGGAAGACTGCATGCTGTTTTCCTTCACCGACCTGGAGCCACGACGCAAGGCGGAAATCGCCCTGCGCCAGAGTGAAGAACGCTTCGCCAAGTCGTTTCGACTGACCCCGGTGCCCACCCTGGTATGCAGCGCCGCCAACCGCCAGGTGGTGGATATCAACGAGGCGTTCATGAACATCACGGGCTACATCAGTGAAGAGTTGATCGGCAAGGCCATCGAAGACATCGACTTTATCGACAGCGCCCAGGCCTGCGCGCAGCTGTTCACTACCTTGGAAAAAGCCGGCAACCTCGATGGGCTGGACCTGAAGGTGCGCAAGAAAGGCGATGAGGTGATCGACTGCGTAGTCTCCGCCGACACCGTGATCATCCAGGACGTGCCCTGCTACCTGATGGTGTTGATGAACATCACCGAACGTAAACGCTCGGAGCTGGAACTGGTGGCGGCCATCGAAGAAGTGATGCAGGACGCTTCCTGGTTCAGCCAGACCCTGATCGAAAAACTGGCCAATGCCAAGAGCGTCAACAGCCCCAACCTGCCAAACGTTACCTTCACCGACCTCACTGCCCGCGAGCGCGATGTGCTCGGATTGATCTGCGAAGGCCTGGCCGACAAGGAGATCGCCTCACGCCTTAAACTGGCGCCGAATACCGTGCGTAACCATGTGGCGACGGTGTACTCCAAGCTGGGGGTGCACAGCCGTAGTGCAGCCATCGTCTGGGCCCGTGAACGCGGGTTGTTTGCCGGAGAAATGCGGGTCAAGAACAAGCGCTAAAAGTGCAAATGCACTAGTGAGGCTAGTGCGAATTCGCCTTATCGCGTGTCGTTGCAGTCCTTAACCTTTCAGGGTGAGCACAGGTCTTTGAACCTGTGCAGTCGCAAAACGACCCCCTTGAAGGAACCCACATGTTCACCCTCTCTCAACTGCGAAATTGCATCGAAGAAGGCCTGGCGCCGCTGACCTGCGAATTCACACTGTGCCGGGACGCATCGCTGACCCTCAAGGTCTACGACGCTCAAACCGGTCGGGTCGACCTGGTCGTGACCGGCATCAACACCAATCGGCTGCAGACCCCACAAGAAGTGGAAAAGATGGTCGAAGAGCTGCGCTACGAACTGCAAAGCAACAACATGGGCAAGCTCATGATCGATGACTTGCCTTCAACGACGAACCAATGAAATAGAACACCCCACCCGCGACGATAAACGCACCGAGCATGTAGAACATGTAGTGTGCCGGCAGGCTGGCCAGCACCAGCCCACACAATACCGGCCCCAGGGCGGCACCGAGGTTCGACAGGTTCTGCGCGCCGTAGTACATGCCCCGCAGGTGGTCCGGGGCAATCCGATCGATAAACATATACTCGGCCGGGAACACGATGATTTCCCCAATGGTGAACACCGCCATCGCCAGCACCCACCACCACACGCTGGTGGACAGCGCGAAACCGACCAAGCCCAGCATGAACATGCTCAGGCCGAAGATCAGCCAGCGGCTCAGGTGACGGTGGGAAATACGTCGGCCAATCACATACTGCAAGGCAATCACCAGCACGGCATTGGTGGTGAGTACGGCGCTGATCACGGTGTAGGTATATTCCGCCGTGGTGGTGGTCACCAGGTACTGCGACAGGTACGCGGTGAACTGGCCGAACACCACCGCACTGAGCAGGCCACCCAGGGTGAAGCACACCAGGCGATGGTCGCGCAGCAGCACGCCGCCAACGGCCAGGAATGACACCGGTTTTTGCATCGCATCGGCGGTAGCCAATGAGCGATCACCCCAGCGCCAGTACAGCAGGAAAAACCCCACCCCCAACAGGGCCGACAGAATGAACGGCAGGCTGATATCCAGCTTGGCCACCATCGCGCCAAACCACGGCCCCACCGCATAGCCGATATTGGTCAGGGTGTACTTGATGGAAAACACTTCACTGCGCGCCTCTTCCGGCAACAGGCTGGCGAAACCGGCCTTGACGGCAATGTCGATCACCGCATAAGCAAGGTTGATCAGGATCAGGCAGCTGTAGAACGTCCAGATATTCTGCGCGAGTACCGTGCCGACAAAGCCCAGCGCAAATAGCACGCTCAACCCGAGCAGCAGCCGATAGCTGTTGATGCGATCGACCAGAAACCCGCCATAGACGCTGAGCAGCGAACCGACAATCAGCGAACTGCCGATGACCAGGCCGACCTGGCTGATGTCCAGTGCAAAGTGGCTGGTCAGGTAGATCACGAGGTAGGGGAAGGTGATGGCTTTGGCCAGCGTCAGCATCAAGGTAGCCGACAGCAGCAGGTTCACGGTGCGGGGGTAGTTTCTTATTGTGGCAAGCATCCTGCTCTTTTCCTTGAAGGTAACGCGACCATTTCAGCCGGTTACCTTAACCCAGGAATCTCGAAAAAAGCAGGTGCTGCCACCGGCTTATTTCTTGACTGGGGTGATCTCGAGAATGGTGCCGTTGGTGGTTTTGAGCAGCACGAACTTGTCACCCACCCGTGCCCACTGGCTGTCTTCTTCGGGTTGCTTGAGGCCGCGCTTTTTCCAGTCGCTGACGGCCGACTCCTTGCGCATCAGGATATCCGGAGCGCGGTCGCCCTCTTTCAAGTCGCGGGTGTTGATGTTGGACGGCTGCACAGTTTCCTGCGGGGTATCTCCAGCCTGCACGACAAAGCTGGCGGTGGACAGGCTGGCGGCGACCAGCAGGCAAGCAGCGAGTGTTCTGGACTTCATGGGGGCTCCTTCAATGAATGACGCGTACCCAGGTTCCGACCGCAGGCACGGGGAATCATTCAGCCAGAAGTGAGCAGCACGAACTCCTGGCGCCGTCGAGGGCGAACAAACACGGCTCCGACTGCATGGGCATTGCCTGCGTGAAATTAATCCTGTAATTTTTCATGAAATTATTCGACATAAATTTCATGAGCCAACAAGAAGAACTCGCCACCCTGGCTGCGCTGATCCACGACCTGCGTAAGCACAAGAAGCTCACCCTCGCCCAATTGGCGCGAAAAATCGAGCGTTCGGTGGGCTTCCTGTCCCAAGTTGAGCGTGGCCTGTCGCGCCCGACCGTGGCGGATCTGACCGCCATCAGCCACGCCCTCGATGTGCCAACCACTTACTTCTACAGCCGGCCCAAACCCAAGGCCGTGGACTGGGTGACCCGCCCGAATGAGCGGCGCACGGTGTATTACGCCAATGGCATCACCGACATCCTCGTCTCGCCCAGCATGAACGGCGCGTTCTCGATGCTCGACAGCCTGCTGGCCCCCGGCGCCAACAGCGGCGAACAGAGCATGAGCGACCGCGCCGAGCAGGCCGGTTTTGTACTGGAAGGCGAGTTGACGCTGTGGGTGGAAGGCGAAGCCGAATCGGTGACCCTGGGCCCCGGCGACAGCTTCCACTTGGCCAGTTACGCCCATTGTCGCTATGCCAACCTGACCGATCTGCCCGCCCGCGTGCTGTGGGTCTACAACTAGGAGCAACACCCGTGAAAAGCCATGCCTCCACGTTACTGGCCGAAGTACGGACCTTTCGCCAGAACCATCCCGACGTGCGTTACGTCGACCTGATCGCCCTGGACATCCCCGGGCATTTCTACGGCAAGCGCTACCCGGTGGAGATGCTGGAAAAAGTCGCCGCCGGCGGCCCATTGAAATTGCCGCAAAATGCCGTGCTGCTGGGAACTCAGGGCGGGCTGTTCAAGATCGGCGACTACTGCTTCAACGACGGCGACCCCGACGCCAACCGCCGCCTGGTGCCAGGCACGCTCAAGCCAGTGAGCTGGGAGAGCCAGCCCCTGGGGCAGATGCTGATCACCTCGGACGGCACCGAGGCGCCCATCGAATTCGAGCCTCGGGAAGTGTTGGCCAAGGTGCTGGAGCGTCTGCACCACAAAGGCATTCACCCGGTGGTCGCGTTTGAGCTGGAGTTCTACCTGTTCGACCGCAAGCTCGACAATGGCCTGCCGCAATATGCCCGTGACCCGTTGAGCGACGACGCCGATGACCAGCCCAACCTGCATATCGAACGGCTGTCACGTTTCTCGCAAGTGCTCGACGATATGGCGCAAACCGCCAAGGACCAGGGCATCGACATCACGGTGATCACCGCCGAACTCGGCCCTGGCCAGTTCGAGATCAACTTCGGCCACTTGGACGATGGCCTGCGTGCCGCCGACTGGGCCGCCCTGTTCTGCCGCAGCACCCGTGGCGTCGCGCTCAAGCATGGCTACCGCGCCAGCTTCATGGCCAAGCCCTACCTGCAATTTCCCGGCAGCGGCATGCATGTGCATGTCAGCCTCTATGACGGCGCCGGCAATAACTTGCTCGCGGCGCACCAGCAGCAACCCCTGCGCCATGCCGTTGCCGGCTGCCTGGAGTTACTGCCGCACTGCATGCCGATATTCTCACCGAACCACAACGCCTTTCGCCGCCTGGGCGGTACGGTCAACGCGGCAACCCGTGCGAGCTGGGGCTTTGAAGACCGCGATGCGTGCGTGCGCATTCCCGAGTCCGACCCACGCAACCTGCGCATCGAACACCGCCTGGCCAGCGCCGATGCCAACCCGTACCTGGTGCTGGCGGCGATCCTGGCCGGGCTGGAACATGGGCTGGAGGCCAAGCGCGAACCCATCACACCGCTGAACGAGGACCGCACCAGCGGCGCCGACTTCCCCCTGGAAATGCTCGACGCCGTGCGCGCCATGCAACATCACCCCGTGGTACGCGATAAGCTGGGGGCGGAATTTGTCGACGTGTACTGCGAAAACAAGCGTCAGGATCACTTGGCGTTTCAGCAAGAGATCAACGCGCGGGAGTACCGCTGGTTTCTCTAACCCCCACAGGAATCACCGATGACCGACCAAAGCGCCCCGGCCCTCAAGGAAATCTTCAACGTCGAACGCCTGCAACACATCGCCACCGAAATGAGCGCGGTGTATCCGGCGTTCGACGCCAAGGGTTTCCTCAAGCATGCGAAGGCCGGGTTGGCCGAGTTGTCGGTGATGCAGCGCATGGCGCGGGTCAGCGAGAGCCTGCACGCGGTAATCGCGCTGGATTACCCGCAGACCCTGAAATTGCTCTACGCCTTGGCGCCGCGCCTGAACAGCGGGTTTGTCAGCCTGTTCCTGCCGCACTACGTGGCGAGTTACGGCCGGGATGACTTCAAGCGCTCCATGGCCGCGCTCAAATACTTCACCACGTTCGGTTCGGCCGAATTCGCTATCCGGCACTTCCTGTTGCACGATTTCCACCGCACCCTGGCGGTGATGCAACAGTGGTCGCGGGATACCAACGAACACGTACGTCGCCTCGCCAGCGAGGGCTCGCGGCCACGCCTGCCCTGGTCGTTTCGCCTGGCCGAAGTGCAGGCCAACCCCGAGCTGTGCGCGTCGATCCTAGACAACCTCAAGGCCGACAGCAGCCTCTACGTGCGCAAGTCCGTGGCCAACCATCTCAACGACATCACCAAGGACCACCCGGACTGGGTGCTCAGCCTGATTGAAGGCTGGAACCTCGACAACCCCCACACCGCCTGGATTGCCCGCCATGCACTGCGCAGCCTGATCAAGCAAGGCAACACCCGGGCACTGACGATCATGGGCGCAGGGGCCAAGGCCGAGGTGAAGATTCATCATTTGAACGTCTCCCCGGCGGTCATCAAACTGGGCGAGCGCATCAACCTGTCGTTCAGCCTGGAGTCCACCGCCGCCACCGCGCAAAAGCTGGTGGTGGACTACGCCATCGACTATGTCAAAAGCGCCGGCCACAGCGCGGCCAAGGTGTTCAAGCTCAAGGCCTTCACGCTGGCGGCGGGTGAACATCAACGCATCAGCCGCGAGCAGCACATCCGCGAACTGACCACGCGTAAGCACTACCCTGGCAGGCATAAGGTGCATGTGCTGGTGAATGGGGAGCGATTGGGCAGTGCGGAATTCGTATTGCGCGATTGACTCGATTCAACCAACGCCACCCATCAAAGTGGGAGGGGGGCTTGCCCATGACCGAATTTTTGTGGCGAACGGGCTTGTTGTGGCGAGCGGGCTTGCCCCGCGTTGGGCTGCGAAGCAGCCCCAATAAAGCAGAATGCGGTGTATCAGATATTGCCGGGGCGGCTGGTCTTGGGGCTGCTTCGCAGCCCAACGCGGGGCAAGCCCGCTCGCCACAACAAGCCTACTAGCCACAACAAGCCCGCTTGCCACAATAAGCCTGCTAGCCACAACAAGCCCGCTTGCCACAATAAGCCCGCTCGCCACAGGGGCTCCAGTTTGCTGCGCGACAGCGCCAAGTTGGAGATTTAGCGGAGCCTCCCACATTGTTGATCCGGTTTCTTCAGTTGGATTCGCCGAGCAGCAGCGGCTGCTCCCGCGCGCACAACTCCACCACGTAATCCCACAACACCCGCAGCCGCACCGACTTGTGCAACTCCCTGCGCGAGCTGATCCAGTAGCTGCGCTGAATCCCCTCCCCCGGCAGCAACGGCACCAGGTCGGGGTCGCCGGCGGCCATGAAGCACGGCAACACGGCAATCCCCAACCCCGAGCGTGCCGCCTGGTGCTGGGCGATCACACTGGTGCTGTGGAACACCACCTTGGGGTTACGGCAGAAACTGCTAAGGAACTTCAATTCCTGGCTGAACAGCAGGTCGTCGACATAATCGATCCATGAATGGGCCGCGAGGTCTTCGCGTTTTTCAATCGGTGGCGTGCGCGCCAGGTAGGCGCGGCTGGCGTAGAGGGCCAGGCGGTAGTCGGTGAGCTTGCGCGTTACCAGTTGGTCGACGCTGGGGCGTTCGAGGTGAATACTGATTTCCGCTTCGCGGTTGAGAATGCTGACAAAGCGCGGCACCGCCACCAGCTCGACTTCCAACCCTGGGTAGCGCTCGAACAGCCCGCCCATGCGGCTGGCGAGGAACATCACGCCCAGGCCCTCGGCCACGCCCAGGCGGATCTTGCCTAGCGGGGCGGCGCTGTGGGTGAGTTCGTCTTCGGCCAGCAGCGCGACGTTTTCCATGGCTTCGGCGTGCTTGAGCAAGGCTTCGCCAGCAGGCGTCAGCTCGTAGCCCTGGGCGTGCTGCACAAACAACGCCGTACCCAGGCTTTTCTCGATGGCCTCGATATGCCGCGCCACCGTGGCGTGGGTAGTTTTCAGGCGCTGTGCGGCAGTCAGCAGGCGGCCGCTGCGCTGCAACTCCAGGAAATACCGCAGGTCATTCCAGTCGAACATGTCGCCTTTCTCCCTTGGGCATAAATAATGACTTAAGCCTCGCCACAACAAGCTCGTTCGCCAAAGGGGCTGGCGCCTACCGGCAGCGCTGTTTAAAAACGCACAGCAGCTGGGTAAAAACTAACATTTTTAAGACGAAAACTAACAACTAGGATGGAGCCAATAAGAAAAACAAGCGAGACCTCAGATGCCCATTGCAGCTGCGCAATACGATTACGTGGTAGTAGGCGCCGGCCCCGCGGGTTGCCTGCTGGCCAATCGACTGTCCGCCAACCCCGCCCACCGCGTGCTGCTGCTCGAAGCCGGTGGTCGCGACAATTACCCCTGGATCCATATCCCCGTCGGCTACCTGTTCTGTATCGGTAACCCGCGCACCGACTGGTGCTTCAAGACCGAAGCCCAGGAGGGCCTGCAAGGCCGCGCCCTGAGTTATCCACGCGGCAAGGTGCTGGGGGGCTGTTCCTCCATCAACGGCATGATCTACATGCGCGGCCAGGCCCAGGACTATGACGGCTGGGCGGCGGCAGGCAACGCCGGCTGGGCCTGGAAAGACGTGCTGCCGCTGTTCAAGCAGAGCGAAAACCATTTTGCCGGCGGCTCGGAATTCCACAGCGATGGCGGCGAATGGCGGGTAGAACAACAACGATTGTCGTGGCCGATCCTGGATGCGTTTCGCGACGCCGCGGCGCAGAGCGGCATTGCCAACATCAGCGACTTCAACCAAGGCGATAACGAAGGCTGCGGCTACTTTCAGGTCAATCAGAAGGCCGGGGTACGCTGGAATGCGGCCAAGGCATTTCTCAAGCCGATCCGCCAACGGCCTAACCTGACCGTGCTGACCGAGGTGGAGGTCGACCGTGTGCTGCTGGAGAACGGCCGCGCCTCCAAGGTACTCGGGCGCCAGCACGGCCAGCAGGTCAGTTGGGAAGCCCGCAAGGAGATCGTGCTATGCGCCGGCTCCGTCGGTTCGCCGGGTATCCTGCAACGCTCGGGAATCGGCCCCGCCCATGTGCTCAAGCCGCTGGGCATTGACGTGGTGCATGAACTGCCGGGTGTCGGCGGCAACCTGCAAGACCACTTGCAACTGCGGCTGATCTACAAGCTGGAAAACGCCCGCACCTTGAACCAGATCGCCGGCACCGTGTGGGGCAAGATGGGCATGGGCCTGCGCTACCTGTATGACCGCAGCGGCCCGCTGTCGATGGCGCCCAGCCAGCTCGGTGCGTTTGCCCGCTCCGGCCCGGAACAGACCTCGGCCAACCTTGAATACCATGTACAGCCGCTGTCCCTGGAGCGTTTTGGCGAGCCGCTGCATGCCTTCCCGGCCTTTACCGCGTCGGTCTGCGACCTGCGCCCGCACAGCCGTGGCCGCATCGATATCCGCTCAGCCAACCCGGCGGATGCACCGCTGATCCAGCCCAATTACCTCAGCCATCCGGAAGACTTGCGCGTCGCTGCCGATGCCATTCGCCTGACCCGGCGCATTGTGGCGGCGCCGGCCCTCAGCCAGTTCAAACCCGTGGAGTACCTGCCCGGCGATGCGTTGCAAACCGAAGAGCAACTGCACGAAGCCGCCGCGCGCATCGGAACGACTATCTTCCATCCCGTGGGCACCTGCCGCATGGGCGATGACAAGGACGCGGTGGTCGACGCGCAACTGCGCGTGCATGGCGTGCCCGGCCTGCGCATCGCCGATGCCTCGATCATGCCGCGCATTACATCCGGCAATACCTGTTCACCGACGCTGATGATCGCCGAGAAAGCCGCGCAGTTGATCCTTTCACCGAATACTGCAGGAGCCAGCAGCCAACTCGAGAAAAATGCAAAGGCGCCACGTTCAGCCAGGTTTCCCGCGTAATCGTTGACGATTTTCGCGAGCAAGTCCGCTCCTGCTGAGGAACGGAAAACAGACCGGCGCCGAGGTTGGCGCCGACAGTGGAACAACAATAAATAATCACTGTGAGGGATACCCGATGTCAGAACATGCTCAAGTCCTGGGCTCGGCGGTCAGCCCGAGTACCGCCAGCGAATCAAGGAAAGTCATTTTCGCCTCGTCCCTGGGGACGGTGTTCGAGTGGTATGACTTCTTCCTCTACGGCGCCCTGGCGGCGGTGATCAGCAAACAGTTCTTTGCCGGGGTCAACGACACCACGGCGTTTATCTTTGCCCTGATGGCCTTTGCTGCCGGCTTTGTCGTACGACCGTTCGGCGCCCTGGTATTCGGTCGCCTGGGCGACATGATCGGACGCAAATACACCTTTCTCGTCACCATCATCCTGATGGGCGTCGCGACCTTTTGCGTCGGGCTGTTGCCCACTTACGCCAGCATCGGCATCGCGGCGCCGATCATCCTGATCGTGCTGCGCATGCTGCAAGGCCTGGCGCTGGGTGGTGAATATGGCGGTGCGGCCACCTATGTCGCCGAACATGCGCCGGTCGGCAAACGCGGTCTCCACACCAGCTGGATTCAATCCACTGCCACCCTCGGCCTGCTGCTCTCGCTGCTGGTGGTGCTGGCATGCCGTTACTTCACCGGTGACCAGTTCGAAGTCTGGGGCTGGCGCATTCCGTTCCTGTTTTCCATCGTACTGCTGGGCATTTCCACCTGGATCCGCATGAGCCTGCATGAGTCACCCGCCTTCCTGAAGATGAAAGAGGAAGGCAAGGCGAGCAAGGCGCCGATCCGTGAGTCCTTCGGCAAATGGGAAAACCTCAAGGTGGTGCTGATTGCGCTGTTCAGCATCAACGGCGGGCAAGCGGTGACCTTCTACGCGGCGCAGTTTTATGTGCTGTTCTTCCTCACGCAGTTCCTGAAGATGGACCCGGCCCTGGCCAACATGCTGTTGATCATCAGCGTCGTGATCGGGGCGCCGTTCTTTATCTTCTTTGGCTGGCTCTCGGACAAGGTTGGACGCAAGCCGGTGCTGATGCTCGGCCTACTGCTGGCCACCGCGTTGTACTTCCCGATCTTCAAGAGCCTGGCGCACTACACCAACCCGGCGATGGACCAGGCCAGCCACCAGGCGCCAATCACCGTACTGGCCGACCCGGCCACCTGCACCTTCCAGTTCGACCCGGTAGGCAAGGCGCGTTTCGACAGCCCCTGCGACAAGGTCAAGACCTTCCTGGTCAAGCAAGGCCTGCCCTACAGCAGCGCCGCCGCCCCGGCCGGCAGCCCGGTGCAAGTGAGCGTGGGTGAAGTGCGTATCGATGGTTTTGACGAAGCCGCCCTGCGTGGCGCGGTGGCGCTGGCGGGTTATCCGACTTCGGCGGATGTGGCCCAGGTCAACAAGGTGATGGTGGTGGTGCTGATCGTCGCGCTGATCCTGATCGCAGCCATGTGCTACGGCCCGCTGGCGGCACTGATGGTGGAACTGTTCCCGACGCGCATCCGCTACACCTCGATGTCCCTGCCTTACCACATCGGTAACGGCTGGTTTGGTGGGTTCCTGCCAACCGTGTCGTTTGCCCTGGTGGTGTACACCGGCGATATCTTCTATGGCCTGTGGTACCCGGTAGCGGTGACTGGCGTTAGCCTGATCGTGGGGATGTTCTGCCTCAAGGAAACGCGGCATGTGGATATCGATAACAACTAAACCGATCTTCTGAACACAGGAGATCCCCTGTGGGAGGCTGCCCCTCCCACATTTTTTCCAGCGCCACACAAATAGCTGTATATCCATCCATATAAAGGTTGATCATTTCCCGTCTTTTGCCCATCCTGCTCCCCATTCAACTCTGTATCGAATGGGCTGACCATGCGGCTGTTCCTCTGTGAAAAACCCTCCCAGGCCAAGGATATCGCGGCCGTGCTCGGCGCCAGTCGCCGTGGCGACGGTTGCTGGCTGGGCAGCGGAGTCACCGTCACCTGGTGCATCGGCCACCTGCTGGAAACCGCCCCGCCCGACGCCTACGACGCCAAGTACAAACGCTGGGTGCTCGCCGATCTGCCGATCGTCCCGCAAACATGGAAAATGCGGGTCAAGCCCAAGACCGCCAGCCAATTCAAGGCGGTCAAGCGCCTGCTGGGGGAAGCCCAGGAACTGGTGATCGCCACCGACGCCGACCGTGAAGGCGAAATGATCGCCCGGGAACTGGTGGAACATTGCCGTTATCGCGGGCCGATCCAGCGGCTATGGTTGTCGGCGCTGGACGACGCCTCCATTCGCAAGGCCCTGGCCGCACTCAAGCCCGGTGCCGAGACCTTCAGCCTGTATCACTCGGCGTTGGGCCGCTCCCGCGCCGACTGGCTGATCGGCATGAACATGAGCCGCCTGTTTACCTTGCTCGGCCGTCAATCCGGCTACCAAGGCGTGCTGCCAGTGGGGCGCGTGCAAACCCCGACGTTGCGCCTGGTGGTGGACCGCGACCGCAGCATCGCCGACTTCGTGCCGGTGGCGTACTGGGCGATCGATGTCGACCTGCGTCATGAGCACATGACGTTCACCGCCCAATGGCGCGCCGCCGAGGACGCCTGTGACGACCAGGGCCGCTGCCTCAACCCGCAACTCGCCCGGGACGCCGCCGACGCCATGACCCAGGCCGCCCGCGCACAGTTGGTGAAGTTGCGCACCGAACGCATGCGCGAAGTGGCCCCCCTGCCCTTCGACCTGGGCACCCTGCAGGAAATCTGCTCGAAGAAGCTCGGGCTCGGCGCCCAGGAAACCCTGGATATCGCCCAATCCCTCTACGAAACCTACAAGGTCATCACCTACCCGCGCAGTGACTGCGGCTACCTGCCATTGAGCCAGCACAGCGAAGCGCCGAAGATTCTCGCCGCGCTGGGCCGCGCGGATGCGGCAGTGAACGAGTTGATGCCGCATATCGACCCCCAGCGCCGCTCACGAGCCTGGAATGATGCCAAGGTCAGCGCCCACCACGGCATCATTCCCACCGGGGCAGGCAAGGACGTTGGCCAACTCACCGGCAAGCACCGCGCGGTCTACACCCTTATTCGCGCGCGCTACCTGGCGCAGTTTCTGTCCAACCACGAATACGATCGCACCCAGGCGGATTTCGACTGCGCGGGCCAGGCGTTACGCGCGGTGGGCAAAGTCGTGATCGAAGCGGGGTGGAAACGGGCCTTGCCCGAAGCCCTCGCACCGGCCAAGGGGCGCGAAGCCCCGGCCCCCCAGGCCTTGCCAACACTGGTGCAAGGCCAGGAATACGCAGTGGCCAAGGTCAACCTGAAGGACCTGTGGACCCAACCGCCCAAGCCCTTCACCGAAGGCGACCTGATCAAGGCGATGAAAAACGTCGCGAAACTGGTGGAAGACCCACTGCTCAAACAAAAACTCAAGGACACCACCGGCATCGGCACCGAGGCCACCCGCGCCGGCATTATCCAAGGGTTGCTCGACCGGGGTTACCTGGTGAAGAACGGCAAGGCACTGTCGGCAACCCCGGCAGCCTTCAGCCTGATCGACGCGGTACCCCGCGCCATCGCCGACCCCGGCACCACCGCGATCTGGGAGCAGGCGTTGGACATGGTGCAAAGCGGCGA
This genomic window contains:
- a CDS encoding DNA topoisomerase III, with amino-acid sequence MRLFLCEKPSQAKDIAAVLGASRRGDGCWLGSGVTVTWCIGHLLETAPPDAYDAKYKRWVLADLPIVPQTWKMRVKPKTASQFKAVKRLLGEAQELVIATDADREGEMIARELVEHCRYRGPIQRLWLSALDDASIRKALAALKPGAETFSLYHSALGRSRADWLIGMNMSRLFTLLGRQSGYQGVLPVGRVQTPTLRLVVDRDRSIADFVPVAYWAIDVDLRHEHMTFTAQWRAAEDACDDQGRCLNPQLARDAADAMTQAARAQLVKLRTERMREVAPLPFDLGTLQEICSKKLGLGAQETLDIAQSLYETYKVITYPRSDCGYLPLSQHSEAPKILAALGRADAAVNELMPHIDPQRRSRAWNDAKVSAHHGIIPTGAGKDVGQLTGKHRAVYTLIRARYLAQFLSNHEYDRTQADFDCAGQALRAVGKVVIEAGWKRALPEALAPAKGREAPAPQALPTLVQGQEYAVAKVNLKDLWTQPPKPFTEGDLIKAMKNVAKLVEDPLLKQKLKDTTGIGTEATRAGIIQGLLDRGYLVKNGKALSATPAAFSLIDAVPRAIADPGTTAIWEQALDMVQSGEMSLEEFVAKQAAWMSKQVARCNGMRMTIMGPASPAGRGAAPWKKKRKAAPRKTAGSPKRGKKPANAG
- a CDS encoding MFS transporter, whose amino-acid sequence is MSEHAQVLGSAVSPSTASESRKVIFASSLGTVFEWYDFFLYGALAAVISKQFFAGVNDTTAFIFALMAFAAGFVVRPFGALVFGRLGDMIGRKYTFLVTIILMGVATFCVGLLPTYASIGIAAPIILIVLRMLQGLALGGEYGGAATYVAEHAPVGKRGLHTSWIQSTATLGLLLSLLVVLACRYFTGDQFEVWGWRIPFLFSIVLLGISTWIRMSLHESPAFLKMKEEGKASKAPIRESFGKWENLKVVLIALFSINGGQAVTFYAAQFYVLFFLTQFLKMDPALANMLLIISVVIGAPFFIFFGWLSDKVGRKPVLMLGLLLATALYFPIFKSLAHYTNPAMDQASHQAPITVLADPATCTFQFDPVGKARFDSPCDKVKTFLVKQGLPYSSAAAPAGSPVQVSVGEVRIDGFDEAALRGAVALAGYPTSADVAQVNKVMVVVLIVALILIAAMCYGPLAALMVELFPTRIRYTSMSLPYHIGNGWFGGFLPTVSFALVVYTGDIFYGLWYPVAVTGVSLIVGMFCLKETRHVDIDNN
- a CDS encoding GMC family oxidoreductase, which encodes MPIAAAQYDYVVVGAGPAGCLLANRLSANPAHRVLLLEAGGRDNYPWIHIPVGYLFCIGNPRTDWCFKTEAQEGLQGRALSYPRGKVLGGCSSINGMIYMRGQAQDYDGWAAAGNAGWAWKDVLPLFKQSENHFAGGSEFHSDGGEWRVEQQRLSWPILDAFRDAAAQSGIANISDFNQGDNEGCGYFQVNQKAGVRWNAAKAFLKPIRQRPNLTVLTEVEVDRVLLENGRASKVLGRQHGQQVSWEARKEIVLCAGSVGSPGILQRSGIGPAHVLKPLGIDVVHELPGVGGNLQDHLQLRLIYKLENARTLNQIAGTVWGKMGMGLRYLYDRSGPLSMAPSQLGAFARSGPEQTSANLEYHVQPLSLERFGEPLHAFPAFTASVCDLRPHSRGRIDIRSANPADAPLIQPNYLSHPEDLRVAADAIRLTRRIVAAPALSQFKPVEYLPGDALQTEEQLHEAAARIGTTIFHPVGTCRMGDDKDAVVDAQLRVHGVPGLRIADASIMPRITSGNTCSPTLMIAEKAAQLILSPNTAGASSQLEKNAKAPRSARFPA